Proteins found in one Methanospirillum hungatei JF-1 genomic segment:
- a CDS encoding ABC transporter substrate-binding protein, producing the protein MIQRYSLLMILLLFISASPGIIVISDSGQDDLQGDQNDTLSNNDLVCIGILVMQSGFIKDIGDEYIRAFQMVQEEFPDVTIEPIIMDGGSEPSVSVSSWETMKESHPDIPVVITVSSWTTNVVYPDAADTGIVHLALGSAAINRSHTSDRLIRFTPGVQQELPLLVSYLEGFERIAIIGGENDYSREYYIALHEALPDSIVLDSRYDQNNVATTLNITSINEAHPDVILLLSESEGGEVIKLLRTNNILSPIIGTRVIERNTLTEIDETEGLIFTTPQLNESHPFFTRFYEKYGEMPTFYGAEGYDALTTLFSAITECGNSSECIANWYQNRTYDGALGFVQIDDHGVATYPIGFKIVKDGEIEDYIPSSL; encoded by the coding sequence ATGATACAACGGTACTCTCTGCTCATGATCCTTCTTCTTTTCATATCCGCTTCACCGGGAATTATTGTAATATCTGATAGTGGGCAGGATGATCTTCAGGGTGATCAGAATGATACGCTCTCCAATAATGATCTGGTTTGTATTGGAATTCTGGTCATGCAAAGTGGATTTATTAAAGATATCGGGGATGAATATATTCGGGCTTTTCAGATGGTACAAGAAGAATTTCCGGATGTAACCATTGAACCGATAATCATGGACGGGGGAAGTGAACCTTCGGTATCTGTTTCTTCATGGGAAACCATGAAAGAATCACATCCCGATATTCCCGTAGTAATTACCGTATCAAGCTGGACTACAAACGTTGTTTATCCTGATGCAGCGGATACAGGCATCGTCCATTTGGCACTTGGAAGTGCAGCAATAAACCGGTCTCACACATCCGACCGGTTAATCCGGTTTACACCCGGAGTACAGCAGGAATTACCGCTGCTTGTATCCTACCTTGAAGGATTTGAACGAATCGCAATCATAGGTGGCGAAAATGACTACAGCCGGGAATATTATATTGCTCTGCATGAGGCTCTCCCGGATAGTATTGTCCTTGATTCACGGTATGATCAGAATAATGTTGCAACAACCCTGAATATTACATCAATAAACGAAGCTCATCCGGATGTTATTCTCCTGCTCAGTGAATCTGAAGGAGGAGAGGTTATCAAATTGTTGAGAACCAATAATATTCTTTCACCGATCATTGGAACCAGGGTTATTGAACGAAATACACTTACAGAAATTGATGAAACGGAGGGGCTTATCTTCACAACTCCGCAGCTCAATGAATCGCATCCATTTTTCACCCGGTTTTATGAAAAGTACGGAGAGATGCCAACATTTTACGGGGCGGAAGGATATGATGCATTAACGACCTTATTCTCTGCAATAACTGAATGTGGGAATTCTTCTGAATGTATTGCTAACTGGTATCAGAACCGGACATATGATGGAGCTCTCGGTTTCGTTCAGATAGATGACCATGGGGTCGCAACATATCCGATTGGGTTTAAAATTGTAAAAGATGGAGAGATTGAAGATTATATTCCTTCAAGTCTCTAA
- a CDS encoding IS1182-like element ISMhu2 family transposase — translation MSHRYNMIRGYGNEQQFLLPVNAMDWLSENDITYGILEILSILDISPFINKYRDDGRGSAFFDPRSMLGIIIYSMIRGEKSSRKIEMCCHYDIGYRIVANNLTPDHTTIYRFKKNNSKEIKSLFKQLSQIIVESGIARIGVLALDGSKFGCNASLSANKKLKYLEAELGRLFDESQEIDELENDDINIQDMEINRLPEHLSTKEKRKEVLNRAKEKLIERHDIESKKQEKKILDREKEELESGKKKRGRKPLEPKKEPSSDSKVNLTDPESQIMSTTNGWIQGYNGQIIVSENQFILAAMISDEQNDKKLLIPMLNELEDLFTGIHPSISPNILLSDAGYFSYPNSLAELDYGIQLIIPPSKERKIPEYSDNDGYISRMEMICRAICMGEIITFPELQSIGTFVWQSFMNREKQATTQEICKRVMEVRVKSPTGRELYRKRKYMVEPVFGNMKHNMRFRSFSQKGKENCEGEFFLAALVHNIKKLIRFEGIVKIKEFATNIIKPSRGSGFSYIFANTVCKVGIDTCRFIHQLVYFG, via the coding sequence ATGTCTCATCGCTATAACATGATTAGAGGATATGGTAATGAACAACAATTTTTACTCCCTGTCAATGCGATGGACTGGCTATCTGAAAATGATATTACTTATGGCATATTAGAAATTCTTTCGATTCTCGATATTAGTCCATTTATTAATAAATATCGTGACGATGGTCGCGGTTCTGCCTTTTTTGATCCTCGTTCAATGCTTGGAATAATAATTTATTCAATGATTCGTGGAGAAAAATCTAGCAGAAAAATTGAGATGTGCTGCCATTATGATATTGGATATCGGATTGTCGCCAATAATCTTACACCTGACCATACAACGATCTATCGTTTCAAGAAGAATAATTCAAAAGAAATCAAATCCCTTTTTAAACAATTATCTCAAATTATCGTAGAATCCGGGATAGCAAGAATCGGTGTCCTAGCCCTCGATGGATCAAAATTTGGCTGTAATGCCTCTTTATCAGCCAATAAAAAATTAAAATACCTTGAAGCAGAGCTAGGTCGGCTTTTTGATGAATCACAGGAAATTGATGAGTTAGAAAACGATGATATAAATATTCAGGATATGGAGATTAACCGACTACCTGAGCATCTTTCAACAAAAGAAAAACGAAAGGAAGTTCTTAATCGGGCTAAAGAGAAATTAATTGAACGACATGATATCGAATCTAAAAAACAAGAAAAAAAGATTCTGGACCGCGAAAAAGAAGAATTAGAATCGGGTAAAAAGAAACGAGGTAGAAAGCCTTTAGAGCCTAAAAAAGAGCCATCTTCAGATTCAAAAGTAAATCTCACTGATCCTGAAAGTCAGATAATGTCAACCACCAATGGCTGGATTCAAGGGTATAATGGGCAGATTATCGTTTCTGAAAATCAATTTATCCTCGCTGCAATGATATCAGATGAGCAAAACGATAAAAAATTATTAATACCTATGCTAAATGAACTCGAAGACCTTTTTACGGGTATTCATCCATCAATTTCGCCTAATATACTACTATCTGATGCAGGTTATTTCTCATACCCGAATTCTTTAGCAGAATTGGATTATGGCATTCAACTCATCATCCCTCCTTCTAAAGAAAGAAAAATTCCAGAATATTCAGATAATGATGGGTATATCTCACGAATGGAAATGATATGTCGGGCGATTTGTATGGGAGAAATAATCACATTTCCGGAATTGCAAAGTATCGGGACGTTTGTTTGGCAATCTTTTATGAACAGAGAGAAACAAGCAACAACTCAGGAAATTTGTAAACGAGTTATGGAAGTACGTGTGAAATCCCCCACTGGTAGAGAGTTATATCGAAAACGAAAATACATGGTCGAACCAGTTTTTGGTAATATGAAACATAATATGAGGTTTAGGAGTTTCTCTCAAAAAGGGAAAGAGAATTGCGAGGGAGAATTCTTTTTAGCTGCATTAGTGCATAATATAAAAAAACTTATCAGATTTGAGGGTATAGTTAAAATTAAAGAATTTGCTACGAATATTATAAAACCGTCAAGAGGTTCAGGTTTTTCCTATATTTTTGCAAACACAGTATGTAAAGTGGGAATTGATACATGCAGGTTCATACATCAATTAGTCTATTTTGGTTGA
- a CDS encoding sensor histidine kinase, translating into MMNFLDIKTLIFTIVIIEVFLATIMMLFTKRQKGYPGFTLWALHLFFLIISMSNMIFRDIIPPIISVPLSNVFNILAILMVFEASHRFYYNKPIDKKWYIIVPLVFIGAVYGILLYDDITFRTVMISGFSAIIAFQVAHVFFKNISDDEKIISSLLSLLYGFLGFTLIFRIIDFTLHPTGRTLFEQTTSTSALYLGILFISIGATLLFIILNLDRLARERDKYFKEKEMIASRYELAVETAGMGLWQIDQDTLKLTGDNQILEMAGIKSPDDAFELSLEKLIYPEDLSRLITYIKGATKENEKISAEYRIVGKDGDIKYHISHAKSYRKTDDSRLYFIGLTIDVTPLRKAQIALKKALEKLSILSSITRHDILNSITAISLTTELLKMDITDPSIQKELNSIAESTTEITRLIKFTGEYQDLGISEPMWIDITNILKKLSSSPLLKNIILKIPEPGVLLYSDQMIEKVIYNLIENSVRHGQTVTTISLSYEYDTQDLLVLYTDDGCGIEESEKNLIFKRGHGKNTGLGLALSRDILAITNLTIVENGTPGKGVRFEIRAKPGSFHDNRK; encoded by the coding sequence ATGATGAATTTTTTGGATATTAAGACGTTAATCTTTACAATAGTCATTATTGAAGTTTTCCTGGCAACAATAATGATGTTATTCACAAAGCGCCAAAAAGGATATCCAGGGTTCACTCTTTGGGCTCTCCATTTATTTTTTTTAATAATATCCATGAGCAATATGATTTTCAGGGACATTATTCCTCCAATTATTTCTGTCCCCCTATCAAATGTTTTTAATATACTGGCTATTTTAATGGTCTTCGAGGCATCTCATCGGTTTTATTATAATAAACCCATTGATAAAAAATGGTACATCATTGTTCCCCTTGTTTTCATTGGTGCAGTGTATGGTATCCTATTGTATGATGATATAACGTTCCGGACAGTAATGATCAGTGGTTTTTCAGCGATTATAGCTTTTCAGGTAGCACATGTATTTTTCAAAAATATTTCCGATGATGAAAAAATTATTTCTTCACTCCTTTCTCTCTTGTATGGTTTTCTCGGGTTTACTCTGATTTTTAGGATTATTGACTTTACACTCCATCCAACGGGAAGAACTCTTTTTGAACAGACAACATCAACGAGTGCATTATATCTTGGAATTTTATTTATCTCCATAGGAGCGACACTCCTTTTCATCATTTTAAATCTGGATCGTCTGGCACGGGAACGTGACAAGTACTTTAAAGAAAAGGAAATGATTGCATCCAGATATGAACTTGCCGTTGAAACTGCCGGAATGGGACTCTGGCAGATTGACCAGGATACCCTCAAGCTCACAGGGGATAATCAAATTCTTGAGATGGCTGGGATAAAAAGTCCGGATGATGCATTTGAATTATCCCTTGAAAAATTAATTTATCCCGAGGATTTATCTCGTTTAATTACCTACATTAAAGGGGCAACAAAAGAGAATGAAAAAATATCTGCAGAATACCGAATTGTTGGGAAAGATGGAGATATTAAATATCATATCTCACATGCAAAAAGTTATCGAAAAACCGATGATTCCAGATTATATTTTATTGGTCTGACGATTGACGTTACACCATTAAGAAAGGCTCAAATTGCCCTGAAGAAAGCTTTGGAAAAATTATCAATACTTTCATCGATCACCCGGCATGACATATTAAACAGTATTACTGCAATTTCATTGACAACAGAACTTTTGAAAATGGATATAACAGATCCTTCCATTCAAAAAGAACTCAATAGTATTGCCGAAAGTACGACTGAAATAACCAGACTTATTAAATTTACCGGGGAATATCAGGATCTTGGAATTTCAGAACCTATGTGGATTGATATTACAAATATTTTAAAGAAACTTTCTTCAAGTCCCTTGTTGAAGAATATTATTTTAAAAATTCCAGAACCAGGTGTTTTACTTTATTCAGATCAGATGATTGAAAAGGTAATATACAATTTAATAGAAAATTCAGTCAGACACGGACAAACAGTCACCACAATTTCATTATCGTATGAATATGATACGCAGGATCTTCTGGTACTCTATACTGATGATGGATGTGGGATTGAGGAATCGGAAAAGAATTTAATATTTAAACGGGGTCATGGGAAAAATACGGGTTTAGGACTTGCACTCTCCCGGGACATTCTCGCAATTACGAATCTTACCATTGTGGAAAATGGAACTCCAGGAAAAGGGGTTCGTTTTGAAATCCGTGCGAAACCAGGATCATTCCATGATAACAGAAAATAA
- a CDS encoding GH39 family glycosyl hydrolase has product MKRNPIQIIILITCIALMYPVLTEATSCQIEIDPSQVTGEILPLLGINAGPSPIGDPKNPDITSQYQNIGVQSIRNHDIYGAHSMSILYPNRMCDPQIRDCYNFSSSDDTFAAIVNGGFQPYFRIGDGYEIVNPPAPEEHENWSDATVHVIRHYHQGLWDGFHSNITGVEIWNEPDNIHFWPKPHTQEEFFRLYAMTAKKLKAAFPDLKIGGPGVTPACIKSEKGRQYLRSFLTYMKQHQVPLDFLSWHMYSNNPDDYTEGGLYIDSLLKEFGYENAENHLTEYNTEVKKGKADEGALALRAGSRGSAILTAAWISLQNSGVDAAYLYRGNDPSIAFPEFYGIFYANGKPKKTALAFSLWSDLVNYHTKIHLDIPDSYGFMYGLAGQDDNGNIGILVSNTNNMTQPVHFHFKNSTYTMEKGFMVSHLSDLVQEIKIKDNQMVMPPDSVLFIQMNTIDQVYHTS; this is encoded by the coding sequence ATGAAAAGAAATCCTATTCAAATTATTATTCTCATCACATGCATCGCACTCATGTATCCGGTTTTAACCGAAGCTACCTCCTGTCAGATTGAGATTGATCCCTCCCAGGTTACCGGAGAGATACTCCCACTTCTGGGGATAAATGCCGGCCCTTCTCCAATTGGAGATCCAAAAAATCCTGATATTACCTCCCAATACCAGAATATCGGGGTCCAATCAATCCGTAATCATGACATATATGGTGCTCATTCAATGTCGATACTCTACCCGAACAGAATGTGTGATCCACAAATCAGGGATTGTTACAATTTTTCCTCGAGTGATGATACCTTTGCAGCAATTGTGAATGGTGGATTTCAGCCATATTTTCGTATCGGAGATGGGTATGAAATTGTAAATCCACCAGCTCCCGAGGAACATGAAAACTGGTCTGATGCTACAGTACATGTCATTCGTCATTACCATCAGGGACTGTGGGATGGCTTTCATTCAAACATCACCGGTGTAGAAATCTGGAATGAACCAGATAATATTCATTTCTGGCCGAAACCACATACCCAGGAGGAATTTTTCAGATTATATGCGATGACGGCAAAAAAACTCAAAGCAGCATTCCCAGACCTGAAGATTGGAGGACCGGGAGTTACTCCGGCATGCATAAAATCAGAGAAAGGAAGGCAATACCTTCGTTCATTTCTCACATATATGAAACAGCACCAGGTACCACTGGATTTTCTTTCCTGGCATATGTACTCCAACAATCCGGATGATTATACTGAAGGTGGATTATACATTGACTCTTTGTTGAAGGAATTTGGATATGAAAACGCAGAAAACCACCTGACTGAATATAATACAGAAGTAAAGAAAGGAAAGGCAGATGAGGGGGCTCTGGCACTTCGTGCTGGATCTCGTGGTTCAGCAATCCTTACCGCTGCCTGGATCTCACTTCAGAATTCCGGAGTGGATGCAGCATATCTCTACAGGGGAAATGATCCCTCTATTGCATTTCCAGAGTTTTATGGAATCTTCTACGCGAACGGAAAGCCAAAAAAGACTGCTCTAGCCTTCTCTCTCTGGTCTGACTTGGTGAACTATCATACAAAAATTCATCTTGATATCCCTGATTCCTATGGTTTTATGTATGGACTTGCGGGTCAGGACGATAATGGGAATATCGGCATTCTGGTTAGCAATACAAATAATATGACCCAACCGGTACACTTCCATTTCAAGAACAGTACCTATACAATGGAGAAGGGGTTCATGGTATCACATCTTTCTGATTTAGTTCAGGAGATTAAAATAAAGGATAATCAGATGGTAATGCCACCAGATTCAGTTTTATTTATACAGATGAATACGATAGATCAGGTATACCATACCTCTTAA
- a CDS encoding aldo/keto reductase — protein sequence MKKLGFGTLRLPLTNPNDNASIDQELFSHLVDEFMGAGYSYFETGYSYHLMGAEDALRRALVDRYPRESFILADKMPTYNLNIVEDLENIFTEQLRRCNVSFFDSYLIHNLGESRYPKVLEFGVFDFIHRKKEEGFIRKIGFSFHGTPDLLEEILTNHPEVDVVQLQINYLDWEHISIQSRRCYEIARIYGKPIIVMEPVKGGGLAVIPKEAEDLMREVRPDDSPASWALRFAAGLDGVIMVLSGMNTIDQMRDNIRTFDNLTPLSEREHAILQEAARIISRSIAAPCTACRYCIDVCTQNIPIAVLISIFNDMKRYGDRSFPRVHYQHAVFGHGKASDCVACGECEQICPQHLPIRKILQELAEKFG from the coding sequence ATGAAAAAATTAGGATTTGGAACGCTTCGTCTTCCCCTCACCAATCCGAATGACAATGCCTCAATCGATCAGGAGTTGTTCAGCCATCTGGTCGATGAGTTCATGGGAGCAGGATATTCCTACTTTGAGACCGGGTATTCCTATCATCTGATGGGTGCTGAAGATGCATTACGGAGAGCCCTTGTTGACAGATATCCACGTGAGTCCTTCATTCTTGCGGATAAGATGCCAACATATAACCTGAATATCGTTGAGGATTTGGAGAATATCTTCACCGAACAACTCAGACGATGTAATGTCTCATTTTTTGATTCCTATCTCATTCATAACCTGGGGGAAAGCCGGTATCCAAAGGTTTTGGAATTTGGAGTCTTTGATTTTATTCACCGGAAGAAAGAGGAGGGCTTTATTCGGAAGATCGGGTTTTCCTTTCATGGAACTCCTGACCTGCTTGAGGAGATTCTTACAAACCATCCGGAGGTTGACGTGGTGCAGCTGCAGATCAACTACCTTGACTGGGAGCATATCTCTATTCAGTCACGACGGTGTTATGAAATTGCACGAATCTATGGTAAACCAATTATCGTCATGGAGCCGGTGAAGGGCGGAGGACTTGCCGTAATCCCGAAGGAAGCAGAAGATCTCATGAGAGAGGTCAGGCCGGATGATTCTCCTGCTTCATGGGCGCTCCGGTTTGCTGCAGGTCTTGACGGGGTTATCATGGTATTGAGTGGGATGAATACGATAGACCAGATGAGGGATAATATCAGGACTTTTGATAATCTGACTCCCCTTTCAGAAAGGGAACATGCAATACTTCAGGAGGCTGCCCGGATTATCAGCAGGAGTATTGCTGCACCCTGTACTGCCTGCCGGTACTGTATCGACGTATGCACACAGAATATACCGATTGCAGTTCTTATCTCGATATTCAATGATATGAAACGGTATGGAGATCGGTCATTTCCCCGGGTGCATTACCAGCATGCCGTGTTTGGTCATGGCAAAGCCAGTGATTGTGTTGCGTGTGGGGAGTGCGAACAGATCTGCCCGCAACATCTGCCCATTCGGAAAATCTTACAGGAACTTGCAGAAAAGTTCGGATAA